The proteins below come from a single Panicum hallii strain FIL2 chromosome 7, PHallii_v3.1, whole genome shotgun sequence genomic window:
- the LOC112899097 gene encoding probable receptor-like protein kinase At1g49730 — MPAPPLRRSSPIPLLLVLLFVVSSPLFFSPSPAANAVGDCPLDFSWANFTLATAACSDPAQRAACCRYINAFVAISIARYANATGRLGVPPAFAEICLSSVSETFKLRGIPTDADVFCGLGPKIRVSYQCAGRDTVLEMMQSPNFNDVIGSCRGPLSLDITCKTCLNYGIVYLHRLIGSDDNVALSVCRNAIFVTLATQEGILSYDDIVTCFFGVQGITTFPGPSSVTSTPASSPNVTVDSPALKIKSLPQKHQQHYRITAIPGIGIGVILLAVLLQIILVVLIRRKSKELKNAEFPAQNQDNTFHHNQSWRYPEGQSPMFQRYSYKETTKATDNFSTVIGKGGFGTVFKAQFSDGSVAAVKRMDKVSRQAEEEFCREMELLARLHHRHLVTLKGFCIEKKERFLVYEYMANGSLKDHLHSSGRKPLSWQTRLQIAMDVANALEYLHFFCNPPLCHRDIKSSNILLDEHFVAKVADFGLAHASRTGAISFEAVNTDIRGTPGYMDPEYVVTQELTEKSDIYSYGVLLLELVTGRRAIQDNKNLVEWAQMHLSSGVISPEMVDLRIRSAIDMDQLHLVIGIVQWCTQREGRQRPSIRQVLRMLSERLDPGNGSFGEGMEDAEGGFYPRSSRSGAQHRNDLIPHSGDMRSLHSSSSTTRSYCSRSMLLESGQTQSPPETL; from the exons ATGCCGGCGCCAcccctccgccgctcctcccccaTTCCCCTGCTACTTGTATTGCTGTTCGTCGTCTcatctcctctcttcttctccccAAGCCCCGCAGCAAACGCCGTCGGAG ATTGCCCTTTGGATTTTAGTTGGGCAAACTTCACATTGGCCACAGCTGCCTGCTCTGATCCAGCCCAGCGGGCAGCCTGCTGCCGCTACATCAATGCCTTCGTCGCCATTTCCATTGCCCGCTACGCCAATGCCACTGGTAGGCTGGGCGTCCCTCCTGCCTTTGCAGAGATCTGTCTCAGCTCAGTGTCCGAAACATTCAAGCTGCGGGGAATCCCCACTGATGCTGATGTGTTTTGCGGGTTAGGCCCAAAAATAAGGGTTTCATATCAGTGCGCTGGACGGGATACCGTGCTGGAAATGATGCAATCCCCGAATTTCAATGATGTTATCGGAAGCTGCAGGGGGCCTCTATCACTGGATATTACCTGCAAGACTTGCTTGAATTATGGCATTGTGTACCTTCATCGCCTCATCGGTTCAGATGATAATGTTGCCCTGAGTGTGTGCCGCAATGCAATTTTTGTAACGCTTGCGACTCAAGAGGGTATTCTTTCATATGACGACATTGTCACATGCTTCTTTGGTGTCCAAGGAATCACCACTTTTCCAG GACCATCCTCTGTCACATCTACTCCAGCATCCTCTCCAAATGTCACTGTTGATTCTCCAGCTCTAAAGATCAAGAGTCTTCCACAGAAACATCAGCAGCATTATCGGATTACAGCTATTCCAGGGATAGGGATTGGGGTTATATTGCTTGCCGTGCTGCTGCAGATCATATTAGTGGTACTGATTCGTAGAAAGAGCAAGGAGCTGAAGAATGCTGAATTCCCTGCTCAGAATCAAGATAACACATTTCACCACAATCAATCCTGGAGATACCCTGAAG GCCAATCACCAATGTTCCAAAGGTATAGCTACAAAGAAACAACAAAAGCAACGGACAATTTCAGCACAGTTATTGGAAAGGGAGGTTTTGGAACTGTCTTCAAAGCTCAATTTAGTGATGGCTCTGTCGCCGCAGTGAAAAGGATGGACAAGGTTTCAAGACAAGCCGAAGAAGAGTTCTGTCGGGAAATGGAACTCTTGGCTAGGTTGCATCATCGTCATCTCGTGACCCTCAAGGGCTTCTGTattgaaaagaaagaaag GTTTCTTGTGTATGAATACATGGCGAACGGAAGCCTAAAAGATCACCTGCACT CATCTGGAAGGAAGCCATTAAGCTGGCAGACTAGGCTACAGATTGCAATGGATGTGGCCAATGCTCTT GAGTATCTCCATTTCTTTTGTaaccctccactctgccatagAGACATCAAATCGAGCAACATTCTTTTAGATGAGCATTTTGTTGCCAAG GTTGCTGATTTTGGCCTTGCGCATGCATCAAGAACTGGAGCCATCAGCTTTGAAGCTGTGAACACAGATATACGAGGAACCCCAG GGTACATGGATCCTGAATACGTGGTAACTCAAGAGTTGACAGAGAAGAGTGATATATACAGCTACGGTGTGCTTCTCCTGGAGCTTGTGACCGGACGGAGAGCAATCCAAGACAACAAGAACTTGGTTGAGTGGGCTCAGATGCACCTGTCCTCTGGAGTGATCTCTCCTGAAATGGTAGACCTGAGGATCAGATCCGCCATTGACATGGATCAGCTGCATCTGGTGATCGGCATTGTCCAGTGGTGCACCCAGAGAGAAGGGCGGCAGAGGCCATCCATCAGGCAGGTGCTGAGGATGCTCTCAGAGAGGCTGGATCCCGGCAATGGCAGCTTTGGTGAGGGAATGGAAGACGCAGAGGGTGGCTTTTATCCTCGGAGCAGCAGAAGTGGCGCCCAGCACCGGAATGATCTGATCCCCCACAGCGGTGACATGAGATCCCTGCATTCCTCATCTAGCACAACGAGATCCTACTGCAGCCGCAGCATGCTACTTGAAAGTGGGCAGACTCAATCACCCCCAGAAACTCTGTGA
- the LOC112899106 gene encoding uncharacterized protein LOC112899106 yields MPHAKTDSEVTSLAPSSPPRSPPRTRPVYYVQSPSRDSHDGEKTATSVHSTPALSPMASPRHSHSSVGRDSSSSRFSGHPKRSKGDKAAGRKGAPQGKGWQEIGVIEEEGLLDDEEHTRIVPKKCYYFLVFVLGFVALFSFFALVLWGASRSQKPQIVMKSIKFENFIIQAGTDASLVPTDMATTNATVKFTYRNKGTFFGIHVTADPFQLSYSQLTLANGDLNKFYQARSSRRTVSVSVLGNKVPLYGGGPTLTAAPGGGGKQASSSSSSVAPVPMVLRTTLHSRAYVLGALVKPKFTLGVECRVVMNPNKLNKPISLEKSCHYS; encoded by the exons ATGCCGCACGCCAAGACGGACTCGGAGGTGACCAGCCTGgcgccctcctcgccgccgcgttcCCCGCCCCGCACGCGCCCCGTGTACTACGTCCAGAGCCCCTCCCGGGACTCCCACGACGGCGAGAAGACGGCCACCTCCGTCCACTCCACGCCAGCGCTCAGCCCCATGGCCTCGCCGCGCCACTCCCACTCCTCCGTCGGAAGGGACTCCTCCTCCAGCCGCTTCTCGGGCCACCCCAAGCGATCCAAGGGGGACAAGGCGGCGGGCCGCAAGGGAGCGCCGCAGGGCAAGGGATGGCAGGAGATCGGGGTCATCGAGGAGGAGGGGCTCCTGGACGACGAGGAGCACACAAGGATCGTGCCCAAGAAGTGCTACTACTTCCTCGTCTTCGTGCTCGGCTTCGTCGCGCTCTTCTCCTTCTTCGCGCTCGTGCTCTGGGGGGCGAGCAGATCCCAGAAGCCGCAGATCGTAATGAAG AGCATCAAGTTCGAGAACTTCATCATCCAGGCCGGCACTGACGCGTCGCTGGTGCCCACCGACATGGCCACCACCAACGCCACCGTGAAGTTCACCTACCGCAACAAGGGCACCTTCTTCGGCATCCACGTCACGGCAGACCCCTTCCAGCTCTCCTACAGCCAGCTCACGCTAGCAAACGGAGAC CTCAACAAGTTCTACCAGGCGCGCAGCAGCCGCCGGACCGTGAGCGTTTCCGTGCTGGGCAACAAGGTGCCGCTCTACGGCGGCGGGCCGACGCTGACGGCggctccgggcggcggcgggaagcaggcaagcagcagcagcagcagcgtggCGCCGGTGCCGATGGTACTTCGGACGACGCTGCACTCGCGGGCCTACGTGCTGGGCGCGCTGGTGAAGCCAAAGTTCACCCTGGGCGTGGAATGCAGGGTGGTGATGAACCCCAACAAGCTCAACAAGCCAATCTCCCTGGAGAAGTCCTGCCACTACTCCTAA